From the Dromaius novaehollandiae isolate bDroNov1 chromosome 18, bDroNov1.hap1, whole genome shotgun sequence genome, the window CCCCATTTTTGCATCACCCTAGTTAGCTGTTGTTCCTAACAATGCCAGGATTTCCTTTCTAGAAAACTAAGTGGCCTACATGTTGGAGAGGGCTTGAACCTCTTGTGTGGTGTTTAATGCCTACTACTTAATGCAACTGGTTTTGTCTATGGCAGGTATTACAGTGGGTGATATTGGGCCAAAATTTGGCTATGATGAAATGGATAATGGCTACTTGAAGATGGACAACTTCAGAATTCCTCGGGAAAACATGCTGATGAAGTATGCTCAGGTAAAGCAGGGAGCTTCAGTATAAGCTGTTAGAAGCAAACAGCTTGATGATCTTGTGGCTAACTGAGTAATACCTTAGACTCTACATGTCATTAACTCCTTGTTTTGCTGAGTTAAATCCATCCCCAACTCACTGCTCTTAGTGGGGGAAGGGAACCTCTTTTTCACTCTTTGCAGACTTTCCTGGTCTGGAATCAGATGCACCTCCTTTAGAGCCTCTGATTTAACCTTGAACTGTCCTGAGTGATGGTGGTTGGAGCCGTGTGTGTAATAATTGACAGTTTATCGCAATATCTGCATTCCCCTTGTTCCTGTTGCCTGATGGCATCAATACTAGGAAAGGTTTCTTGACTTCATGAACTGCCCTCACTTACTCACTGCATTTTATCCCAAATGCGAACTGATGGTTGGCTGCTGTGAAGTTTCCTTCTACAGAATATCCCTATTCTGTTTGTCTTGAGTCTTGCAAATGAGTccagtttgttttaatttcttcataGTTGCCCTTTATCCCAAATTACTCTATGAAATGTGCAGGTAGTGTAGGAAGGGTGGACCTATAATGACTCTTCTAGGCCTCATTCAAAAGATTGTGCCTCTGGGCCCTGCCCAAAGACTGTAAATAAGGAACAGAGAAAACAGTCACCCACTCAGCTGGCAAGCTTTCACTGTGATATTCTGGGCTTTCTTTGAGAAGCTTCTCAGGTAAATACCAACAAGACTATAGACTACTTGCAAGTGTTACTTGATGAGTTCAGAGCCTGAGATGTGCACATGTAAAAGGGAGGAAACTTTAAAGATCAatagactgtattttttttggtAGGTTGAACCAGACGGCACTTATGTGAAACCACTCAATGACAAGCTGACGTACGGGACCATGGTGTTCATCCGATCCATCATTGTAGGAGATTCAGCTCGCTCCCTGTCCCGGGCCTGTACTATTGCTATTCGCTATAGTGCTGTGAGACACCAGTCTGAGCTAAAGGCAGGGTAAGTGCAGTGAAATGGAAAAGCAGCCCAGGTCATGTGGTGGAATTCCCAAatgctgggggaaggggaggactgtgactgctgttttctttagCACTTGCTAGAGTTGTAAAACACAGCTTCACTCTGAGAAGTGAAAATCTTTTATTCCTGACTTCCAAATTCTTCATCTTACAACCAGAAGCTCTTACTCTGTGGCCTTAGATACTCTGACTTGATAGGGATGCAGCCTGTACTCTCCAACTGGAGAAGTCGCTTGGAGTTGCACGGAACTTCTGCAGTAATTTGCCAGCTACTGGCATGTTGACTCTTCTGTGTTCTGCTCTAGGGAACCAGAACCGCAGATCTTGGATTATCAGACCCAACAATACAaactctttcctctcctggcagCGGcatatgcttttcattttgtgGGAGCCTACATAAAAGACACTTATCGTCGTATTAGCGGAGACATCATTGAAGGGGATCTGAGTGAGCTGCCAGAGGTACTGTGTCTGGAAATCAGAGGGCTTTTGAAGCTTTTAAGTAAGATTTGCTTGCAACATAGGAGACAAGGCATCAAGGCTGTAGGCTGTTGCTCATGAGATAGCTTGTACTTTTTAGATCCAATGATTTTAAGTCCAGTATGTGCTGGTGACTTCTACCTCTGTTTGCACTATTCATCTTGTCCTGCTTTACAAAAATACAGGAAGCAATGCACAGTAAGAAAGTTAGTGTGTAGAAAAGCAAAGTGACTTTTTAGGAATGATTGTGTATTAATTGGGAGTAGAGTTAAGACTGGTCTTATGCCTGTGCTTGCGCCTTCTTGATTGTCCTTCCAAGTAACTACAGTAGAATTGGTGTCTTGGTCAGAGTATTGGTAGTATGTTGAGGGATTAGGATTATAAAATGTAACAGTTTTCGACTGATGGCTAGGGATTCTGCTTAAGGAAAATAATGTGACAAAAGGCAATTGAAAGCAGTTTTGTAGAGAAAGGCTAATAGAcggggagtgcagcaggctgatGGAATTCATACTCTAAAGAATACTATGCATCATACATAGAGACAGAGAGGACTAGATGATCGAAAGGTCTTTACATGTACAGAGGATTTCATGTGAATTGTAAGGACCCTTCCTTCCTGAGCCCAACAAGAAAACCAGGGCCCTGTGGGACAACGGGAAGGTGGTAttgatggtattttttttttttcctggtagctGCAGTTCCTAGCAGGATGCATTCAAGTTAAGAACGGAATCTTAAAGTTAACTTGCTTGCTTTTGTCCATCAGCTGCATGCACTGACAGCAGGGCTGAAGGCATTCACTTCCTGGGCTGCCAATGCTGGTATTGAGGAATGTCGAATGGCATGTGGTGGCCATGGCTACTCCCGCTGCAGTGGCCTTCCTGATATCTATGTCACCTTCACCCCATCCTGCACCTACGAGGGAGAAAACACAGTCATGATGCTGCAGACAGCTAGGTATGGTAGCTTCCATCCAGAAACTTTCTTGCCATAGCATTATGGTCTTTGTGCCAGAAGTGATGAGAGAAGAGTATCTGGACTATCCTGTACTACTGTGAAACTGTTTCCACTTCTGTTCCTTGCCCTGTACATAAATGCTTTTGCCTACAACTATCCTATGCTAGTTTGACCCTACTTAATGTGACTTCTCTTCATCCAAGTGAGCGATGTAATGTAGAGGTTTGTTTTTTATCTTCAGGTTCCTTGTCAAAAGCTACACACAAGTTAGTTCTGGTCAGCGGGTTACTGGCATGGTGTCCTACCTTAATGATCTCTCCAGGCAACGCATTCAGCCACAGCATGTGGCTGCTAGGCCTGTGACTGTGCGTATCAATGATCCAGTCAGTTTGGTGGAGGCCTACAAAGCTCGTGCTGCCCGGTGAGTTCACGTTTATTAGACTGAGCTAGGCACTAATAAAAGTATGTGTTGGGAGACGGTAGTGATGTGCTCCCCTCTGAATATGAGATTCTCAAGCTGTTGCCTGCAAAGCTTTGTTTTAAGTGTCAGTTTTCAGGAAGAAATGACCTTTATTAGGTCAGGCCACTGCTAAATGGCCTTTGAAGTTACAGGAGACTACATACAACCTAAGTTGCTCTCTGCTCCctgttctgttttgaaatgtatCTATTAAATGTGAATAAGTAAAAGCATATTCAAACATACAAGTATGAGCATAGCTCAAACTGCGCAGTGATCTGGAGAGAAACAATCCTGATATTAAAGCCTATTGTGCAGGAAGGGTTAAGTGGGAGTAGAATTAGGTAGATGTGAGTACATATAAAAGCGCCACATCTGTCTTGTCAAACATTGTCTTAGCTGCCTGTTGCTATGTGTTCTAGCTGCAGCACTGATGATACTGGTCTTAAAGCCACAAGCATTCACTCCAAACAATGCACTTGGTCACAGTGCAAGGCCTCTGAGTGTTTTTCTGATGTGTTAAACTGAAGTTTCTGTGAATTCAGGGTAATAATCTTGTTGATGTGGTGTCACTATATAacctgtttctctcttcttcctatTCTTATGGAATAGGcttgtagaagctgcagcaaagaACTTGCAAGCTGAGTTGAACCACAGAAAGAGCAAAGAGGATGCCTGGAACAGGACTTCTGTTGATCTTGTGCGAGCATCTGAGGTCAGTGATGTATCTAATAAATAAGAGTGCTCTAGGAGCTTCTTACCTTTTAATGAACCCGATTCAGCTTCCTTTTATCTATTTTGTAGGCACACTGTCACTATGTGATAGTGAAGCTCTTCACAGCAAAGCT encodes:
- the ACOX1 gene encoding peroxisomal acyl-coenzyme A oxidase 1 isoform X3, whose product is MAASGPWSQHNWHLRPNRNGTCFVHRGRPEPLDLHLGMFLPTLLTQATPEQQDRFFMPAWNLEIIGTYAQTEMGHGTHLRGLETTATYDPATQEFILNSPTVTSIKWWPGGLGKTSNHAIVLAQLYTQGQCKGLHAFIVPIRQLGTHEPLPGITVGDIGPKFGYDEMDNGYLKMDNFRIPRENMLMKYAQVEPDGTYVKPLNDKLTYGTMVFIRSIIVGDSARSLSRACTIAIRYSAVRHQSELKAGEPEPQILDYQTQQYKLFPLLAAAYAFHFVGAYIKDTYRRISGDIIEGDLSELPELHALTAGLKAFTSWAANAGIEECRMACGGHGYSRCSGLPDIYVTFTPSCTYEGENTVMMLQTARFLVKSYTQVSSGQRVTGMVSYLNDLSRQRIQPQHVAARPVTVRINDPVSLVEAYKARAARLVEAAAKNLQAELNHRKSKEDAWNRTSVDLVRASEAHCHYVIVKLFTAKLSEISNAAVRAVMTELCLLYALYGISKNTGDFLQAGILTDTQVNQVNQHVKELLAIIRPNAVALVDSFDFHDVHLGSVLGRYDGNVYENMFEWAKKSPLNKTEVHESFHKHLKPMQAKL